One segment of Anguilla anguilla isolate fAngAng1 chromosome 1, fAngAng1.pri, whole genome shotgun sequence DNA contains the following:
- the LOC118213417 gene encoding coiled-coil domain-containing protein 173-like produces the protein MTSFQGGQCGKNNAIMIRSREEAMANLAQQQFFDSDRVKQFHRQIMLSETLKERDHQVRQKQVIADHAKEENRKLMELLRCKEIEVMEQERQRAKQRELQRKSVADFVKQQLWEKELVKRQRKVDKEREINERRQIQEQYEKEVKTERQKQHEQKTNVRKTYTEQILAKKAMGAKEAKQKEMEEKRRRQIIMEKDNWNAMVRDIEADRQDGLQRRRDIVAEKLALKMQEDMNKKEQHAANVLATALAQQDSKWLQALNEKNEKRKAMMDAIAAHRENKRKQHEQNTTVEKQRAWCTLQTFREEDRLYWENEQKFAQRKREELRLLNEERHQQMTEKFANEKRKKEEQLEFDARNTQLIYEEDAQFQAYTAAVISAAAASEKNTYSLCRVARMGMGCGVGPITGGLRANYLVPGATYANIPDYTRSISQDVTRFSRAHDDLQSTKNRLGFA, from the coding sequence ATGACTTCATTTCAAGGTGGACAGTGTGGGAAAAATAATGCCATCATGATTCGGAGCAGAGAAGAGGCCATGGCCAACCTTGCACAGCAGCAGTTCTTTGACAGTGACCGGGTTAAACAATTTCACCGCCAAATCATGCTGTCAGAGACCCTGAAAGAAAGAGATCATCAGGTCAGACAGAAACAGGTGATAGCTGATCATGCTAAagaagaaaacaggaagttaATGGAGCTGCTCAGGTGTAAGGAAATAGAGGTCATGgaacaggagagacagagagcaaagCAACGAGAACTGCAGAGAAAATCCGTTGCAGATTTTGTGAAGCAACAGCTGTGGGAGAAAGAGCTTGTTAAAAGACAAAGGAAGgtggacaaagagagagagataaatgaACGGCGGCAGATTCAAGAGCAATATGAAAAGGAGGTTAAGACGGAGAGACAAAAACAGCATGAACAGAAGACCAACGTTCGGAAAACATACACAGAGCAGATCTTGGCCAAGAAAGCCATGGGAGCTAAAGAAGCGAAACAAaaagagatggaggagaagcGCCGAAGgcaaataataatggaaaaagaCAACTGGAACGCGATGGTCAGAGACATCGAAGCCGACAGGCAGGACGGGCTGCAGAGGCGCAGGGATATTGTGGCAGAGAAGCTGGCTTTGAAGATGCAGGAGGACATGAATAAAAAGGAACAGCACGCTGCCAATGTTCTGGCTACAGCTCTGGCCCAGCAGGATTCTAAGTGGCTGCAGGCTCTAAATGAGAAGAACGAAAAAAGGAAGGCCATGATGGATGCCATCGCAGCGCACAGAGAAAATAAACGGAAGCAACATGAGCAGAACACCACAGTGGAGAAACAGAGGGCATGGTGCACACTCCAGACCTTTAGAGAGGAGGACAGATTATACtgggaaaatgaacaaaaatttgcacagagaaaaagagaggaactTCGCCTGTTGAACGAAGAACGCCATCAGCAAATGACTGAAAAATTTGCCAATGAAAAACGAAAGAAAGAAGAGCAATTGGAATTTGATGCAAGAAACACTCAGCTAATCTATGAAGAGGATGCACAGTTTCAAGCGTACACTGCAGCGGTTATCAGTGCTGCTGCAGCATCGGAGAAGAACACATACTCACTTTGCAGGGTGGCCAGAATGGGCATGGGCTGTGGGGTTGGACCTATTACTGGAGGACTGAGAGCAAACTACTTGGTTCCTGGTGCCACCTATGCCAACATTCCAGATTATACCAGAAGCATCAGCCAAGACGTCACTAGATTTTCCAGAGCTCATGATGATCTCCAATCCACAAAAAACAGACTAGGCTTTGCATGA